From a region of the Geothrix sp. 21YS21S-2 genome:
- a CDS encoding M4 family metallopeptidase has protein sequence MASSRRTFTLLTLALVVAPAFGQVTPLSHLTDLRGALGLDGQHTFSQRNAIKDEAGRTHARFQQHYQGIPVFGGMAITHTEASGLQRPITDHLVRHIAINVQPNLAPAEAVAVAHGHLAPAGAYAEAPTARLVVYPVKALAAKAGRARAANAEDFEEQVLRHVLAYHVHTSLRNEGETKDTDYLVDAHTGAILDAWDDLHTTAAVGSGQSQFSGTVSLNTNLNGASYELKDTVRGMNIATYNLNHATSGTGTLYTDADNAWGDGTNYTGSTTSTTGATGQTAAVDAHYGVGITYDFYKNLLGRNGIDGAGKATYSRVHYSKSYDNAFWDDTCFCMTYGDGSSFKSLEAPDVAGHEMSHGVCAATANLTYSGESGGLNEANSDMFGNMVELYARNGFSMPATVANTDGCWTVGEQLSSTPLRYMYKPSLDGASPNAWSSTVKNLDVHYSSGPANRMFFFLSQGASATSTSNYYSSYAPSGFSGIGPEKAIRIWYKALTSYMTSSTNYAAARTAALNAASDLYGAAGAEYAAVQNAFGAINVGALASTGVSVVLTPGSATLAPGATQQFTAAVSGSSTTTVTWTCTGGTVTTAGLYTAPATVGTYTVTATSTADTSKSASATVTVASGSATYAEVESNGTIATANAVGNAVTKITGFVGTTTDADYFKVAVNPGATLTVNMTGPAKDYDLYLYNASGTKLASSTGSSSTESVTYKNTGASAVNYYILVNGYKRAYSTTAGYTLTLTR, from the coding sequence ATGGCCTCGAGCCGTCGTACCTTCACCCTCCTCACCCTCGCCCTGGTCGTCGCCCCGGCTTTCGGCCAGGTGACCCCGCTCAGCCACCTGACGGACCTGCGCGGCGCCCTGGGACTCGACGGACAGCACACCTTCTCCCAGCGCAACGCCATCAAGGACGAGGCGGGCCGGACCCATGCGCGCTTCCAGCAGCACTACCAGGGCATCCCGGTGTTCGGCGGCATGGCGATCACCCACACCGAGGCCTCCGGGCTCCAGCGCCCCATCACCGACCATCTGGTGCGCCACATCGCCATCAACGTCCAGCCCAACCTCGCTCCGGCCGAGGCCGTGGCCGTGGCCCACGGGCATCTCGCCCCTGCCGGCGCCTACGCCGAGGCCCCCACCGCCAGGCTGGTGGTCTACCCCGTCAAGGCGCTCGCCGCCAAGGCGGGCCGCGCCCGGGCCGCCAACGCCGAGGACTTCGAGGAGCAGGTCCTCCGCCACGTCCTGGCCTACCACGTGCACACCTCGCTTCGCAACGAGGGCGAGACGAAGGACACCGACTACCTCGTGGACGCCCACACCGGCGCGATCCTGGACGCCTGGGACGACCTTCACACCACCGCCGCCGTCGGTTCGGGCCAGTCCCAGTTCAGCGGCACCGTGTCCCTGAACACGAACCTCAACGGCGCCTCCTACGAACTCAAGGACACCGTCCGCGGCATGAACATCGCCACCTACAACCTGAACCACGCCACCAGCGGCACCGGCACCCTCTACACCGACGCCGACAACGCCTGGGGCGACGGCACGAACTACACCGGCTCGACCACCTCCACCACCGGCGCCACGGGCCAGACCGCGGCGGTGGACGCCCACTACGGCGTGGGGATCACCTACGACTTCTACAAGAACCTGCTGGGCCGCAACGGCATCGACGGGGCCGGCAAGGCCACCTACAGCCGCGTGCACTACAGCAAGAGCTACGACAACGCCTTCTGGGACGACACGTGCTTCTGCATGACGTACGGCGACGGCAGCTCCTTCAAGAGCCTCGAGGCCCCCGACGTGGCCGGCCACGAGATGAGCCACGGCGTGTGCGCCGCAACAGCGAACCTCACCTACTCCGGCGAGTCCGGCGGCCTGAACGAGGCCAACTCCGACATGTTCGGCAACATGGTCGAGCTCTACGCCCGCAACGGCTTCTCCATGCCCGCCACGGTGGCCAACACCGACGGCTGCTGGACCGTGGGCGAGCAGCTCTCCTCCACCCCCCTGCGCTACATGTACAAGCCCAGCCTGGACGGCGCCAGCCCCAACGCCTGGTCCTCCACGGTCAAGAACCTCGACGTGCACTACAGCTCGGGCCCCGCGAACCGCATGTTCTTCTTCCTGAGCCAGGGCGCCAGCGCCACCAGCACGAGCAACTACTACAGCTCCTACGCCCCCTCGGGCTTCAGCGGCATCGGCCCCGAGAAGGCCATCCGCATCTGGTACAAGGCCCTCACATCCTACATGACCTCCAGCACCAACTATGCGGCGGCCCGCACCGCCGCGCTCAATGCGGCCTCGGACCTCTACGGCGCCGCCGGCGCCGAGTATGCCGCCGTGCAGAACGCCTTCGGCGCCATCAACGTGGGCGCCCTGGCCTCCACGGGCGTCTCGGTCGTCCTGACGCCCGGGTCGGCCACCCTGGCCCCCGGCGCGACCCAGCAGTTCACCGCGGCCGTGAGCGGCAGCAGCACCACCACCGTGACCTGGACCTGCACGGGCGGAACGGTGACGACGGCCGGCCTCTACACGGCCCCCGCCACCGTCGGCACCTACACCGTGACGGCCACCTCCACCGCCGACACCAGCAAGTCCGCCTCCGCAACCGTGACCGTCGCCTCCGGCTCGGCCACCTACGCCGAGGTGGAGAGCAACGGCACCATCGCCACCGCCAACGCCGTGGGCAACGCCGTCACGAAGATCACGGGCTTCGTGGGCACGACCACCGACGCCGACTACTTCAAGGTCGCGGTCAACCCCGGCGCCACGCTCACCGTCAACATGACCGGCCCCGCCAAGGACTACGACCTCTACCTGTACAACGCCTCCGGCACGAAGCTGGCCAGCAGCACGGGCAGCTCGTCCACGGAGTCCGTCACCTACAAGAACACCGGCGCCAGCGCGGTCAACTACTACATCCTCGTGAACGGCTACAAGCGGGCCTACTCCACCACGGCCGGCTACACCCTCACCCTCACGCGCTGA
- a CDS encoding TetR/AcrR family transcriptional regulator — MRRAYRPEEKELRRKAILAAAAQLFSVCRYQDLRMADLARRLGMGKGTLYLYFPTKESLFLAVLKAEMGGWFQGAALRLEATPRGEDPERVAAGLVRELLDRPLLPSLQALVHGVLEQNVPREEALAFARFLQDGVTRVGASLERAIPDLAPGRGAQFLLRFYGLVVGSQLMSGRPPSVAEALEDPGLHVFDFTFEGIFTGAVVDLLKGMLQGELAASS, encoded by the coding sequence ATGCGGCGTGCCTACCGACCTGAAGAGAAGGAGCTCCGGCGCAAGGCCATCCTTGCCGCCGCGGCCCAGCTGTTCAGCGTCTGCCGCTACCAGGACCTGCGCATGGCCGATCTGGCCCGGCGCCTGGGCATGGGCAAGGGCACGCTCTACCTCTACTTCCCCACCAAGGAGTCGCTCTTCCTGGCGGTGCTCAAGGCGGAGATGGGCGGGTGGTTCCAGGGCGCGGCGCTGCGCCTGGAGGCCACGCCCCGCGGCGAGGATCCCGAGCGGGTCGCCGCGGGCCTCGTGCGCGAGCTCCTGGACCGGCCCCTGCTGCCCAGCCTCCAGGCCCTGGTCCACGGCGTCCTCGAGCAGAACGTGCCCCGGGAGGAGGCCCTGGCCTTCGCGAGGTTCCTCCAGGACGGCGTGACCCGCGTGGGCGCCAGCCTCGAGCGGGCCATCCCGGACCTGGCTCCGGGCAGGGGAGCCCAGTTCCTGCTGCGCTTCTACGGCCTGGTGGTAGGTTCCCAGCTCATGTCAGGGCGGCCCCCGTCGGTGGCCGAGGCCCTGGAGGACCCAGGACTCCACGTGTTCGACTTCACCTTCGAGGGCATCTTCACGGGCGCGGTGGTGGACCTGCTGAAGGGGATGCTGCAGGGGGAGCTTGCGGCGTCGAGCTAG
- a CDS encoding OmpP1/FadL family transporter, with the protein MSNNSRVSLSASAVALLLVAAAPHAMASGFQLREQGASGQGLSYAGISAGSTDISGMFFNPAVLNRFEGTQIQVGFTNILPSTKFSNGAASRAAIPAASPFSAITGSASTGNAALSAVTPTIYAMWSLRPDLKVGFSVNVPYGLTTQYDDNWIGRYHALRSHLETMDITPTVAYRFNEKWSGGVSFVARKAKAELSQAVDFGYEAYMGVAQLAPAGITNTNPLTGGPVVYPGAADGKVSVTGDSWGYGFKAGLLFEPTKALSVGMGYQSAIKENIKGDATFSIPPTVALGLAGLYQINPGAARKPYLDGLAAAFTAGTASGPVTAELNLPAVITFGLNYQVSPTVTLSAEVERTQWSKFQELRLKFSNPATQADNITAENWKDSTFVSAGATIRPGNGWAFRVGLAVDSAPVDDTYRTPRIPDADRTWISGGASYQFSKGFGMDFGYTHIIAKDSTVNLKGGTNPLSSDYIKGNLSGTFKNAIDIWALQARWSF; encoded by the coding sequence ATGTCCAACAATTCCCGCGTTTCTCTGTCCGCTTCAGCGGTGGCCCTCCTGCTCGTGGCGGCCGCGCCCCACGCCATGGCCTCCGGATTCCAGCTGAGGGAACAGGGTGCCAGCGGCCAGGGCCTGTCCTACGCCGGCATCAGCGCCGGCAGCACCGACATCAGCGGCATGTTCTTCAATCCCGCCGTGCTCAACCGCTTCGAAGGCACCCAGATCCAGGTGGGCTTCACCAACATCCTGCCCTCCACCAAGTTCAGCAACGGCGCCGCCAGCAGGGCCGCGATCCCCGCCGCCTCGCCCTTCAGCGCGATCACCGGTTCCGCCTCCACGGGCAACGCCGCCCTGAGCGCGGTCACGCCCACGATCTACGCCATGTGGTCCCTGCGCCCCGACCTGAAGGTGGGCTTCTCGGTGAACGTGCCCTACGGGCTCACCACCCAGTACGACGACAACTGGATCGGGCGCTACCACGCCCTGCGCAGCCACCTGGAGACCATGGACATCACCCCCACCGTGGCCTACCGCTTCAACGAGAAGTGGAGCGGCGGCGTCTCCTTCGTGGCCCGCAAGGCCAAGGCGGAGCTGAGCCAGGCCGTGGACTTCGGCTACGAGGCCTACATGGGCGTCGCCCAGCTGGCCCCCGCAGGCATCACCAACACCAACCCGCTCACCGGCGGCCCCGTGGTCTACCCCGGCGCCGCGGACGGCAAGGTCTCGGTGACGGGCGATTCCTGGGGCTACGGCTTCAAGGCCGGCCTGCTCTTCGAGCCCACCAAGGCCCTGAGCGTGGGCATGGGCTACCAGTCCGCCATCAAGGAGAACATCAAGGGCGACGCCACCTTCTCGATCCCGCCCACCGTCGCCCTGGGCCTGGCCGGGCTCTACCAGATCAACCCCGGCGCCGCCAGGAAGCCCTACCTGGACGGCCTGGCCGCGGCCTTCACCGCCGGCACCGCCAGCGGCCCCGTCACCGCCGAGCTGAACCTCCCGGCCGTGATCACCTTCGGCCTGAACTACCAGGTGTCGCCCACCGTCACTTTGAGCGCCGAAGTGGAGCGCACCCAGTGGTCGAAGTTCCAGGAGCTGCGCCTGAAGTTCAGCAACCCCGCCACCCAGGCCGACAACATCACCGCCGAGAACTGGAAGGACAGCACCTTCGTCTCCGCGGGCGCCACCATCCGCCCCGGCAACGGCTGGGCCTTCCGGGTGGGCCTGGCCGTGGATTCGGCCCCCGTGGACGACACCTACCGCACCCCCCGAATCCCCGACGCCGACCGCACCTGGATCTCCGGCGGCGCGAGCTACCAGTTCAGCAAGGGCTTCGGGATGGACTTCGGCTACACCCACATCATCGCCAAGGACTCCACCGTCAACCTGAAGGGCGGCACCAACCCCCTGTCCTCGGACTACATCAAGGGGAACCTCTCCGGCACCTTCAAGAACGCCATCGACATCTGGGCGCTGCAGGCCCGCTGGTCGTTCTAG
- the acnB gene encoding bifunctional aconitate hydratase 2/2-methylisocitrate dehydratase, with translation MLAAYRTHVAERATLGIPPLPLTPEQTLELVGLLKRPPQGEEATLLELLIHRVPAGVDDAAQVKADFLAKVAWGEETSPLVSREKATELLGTMLGGFNISPLIALLDEPAVGAIAAEGLKKTLLIFDYFDQVKAKADAGSANAKAVLASWAGAEWFTCRPEVPRSLTVTVFKVTGETNTDDLSPAPDAWSRPDIPLHALAMLKNPRPGIVPDEPGRLGPMKLLQELIAKGHPVAYVGDVVGTGSSRKSATNSVLWWTGADVPFVPNKRFGGVCLGSKIAPIFYNTMEDSGALPIELDVSGLDTGDVVELRPYEGKVLKGGQVVAEFQVKSEVLFDEVRAGGRIPLIIGRGLTAKARRALGLPASALFRPNTVPPASTKGFTLAQKMVGRACGLPEGEGVRPGAYCEPHMTTVGSQDTTGPMTRDELKDLACLSFSADMVMQSFCHTAAYPKPVDIQVHHTLPPFITNRGGLSLRPGDGVIHTWLNRLLMPDTVGTGGDSHTRFPIGISFPAGSGLVAFAAATGVMPLDMPESVLVRFKGEMQPGITLRDMVNAIPYEAIKLGLLTVEKKGKKNVFSGRILEIEGLPKLKIEQAFELTDASAERSAAGCTVKLDKEPILEYMNSNVTLMKWMIANGYEDRNALERRIKAMEAWIAKPELLEADKDADYAAVIEIDMSAITEPLLACPNDPDDVKPLSAVAGTKIDEVFIGSCMTNIGHFRAAGRVLEGQTDIPTRLWIAPPTKMDEFVLMEEGYYSILGRTGARMETPGCSLCMGNQAQVRKGATAISTSTRNFPNRLGIDTQVFLGSAELSAVCALLGRIPTLDEYLAQVATVNTKAKDIYRYMNFDQIASFRDVADTVTV, from the coding sequence ATGCTCGCCGCCTACCGTACCCACGTCGCCGAACGCGCCACCCTCGGCATTCCGCCCCTGCCCCTGACCCCGGAACAGACCCTGGAGCTGGTGGGCCTCCTAAAGCGGCCCCCGCAGGGCGAGGAAGCCACCCTGCTTGAGTTGCTCATCCACCGGGTCCCCGCGGGCGTGGACGACGCCGCGCAGGTCAAGGCGGACTTCCTGGCCAAGGTCGCCTGGGGCGAGGAGACGAGCCCCCTGGTGAGCCGGGAGAAGGCCACGGAGCTGCTGGGGACCATGCTGGGCGGCTTCAACATCTCCCCCCTCATCGCTCTTCTGGACGAGCCCGCGGTGGGCGCCATCGCCGCCGAGGGGCTCAAGAAGACCCTGCTCATCTTCGACTACTTCGACCAGGTGAAGGCCAAGGCCGACGCGGGCAGCGCCAACGCCAAGGCGGTGCTGGCCTCCTGGGCCGGGGCCGAATGGTTCACGTGCCGGCCGGAAGTGCCCCGGAGCCTCACGGTGACGGTCTTCAAGGTCACCGGCGAGACCAACACCGACGACCTCTCCCCGGCCCCGGACGCCTGGAGCCGCCCCGACATCCCGCTCCACGCGCTGGCCATGCTCAAGAACCCGCGCCCCGGCATCGTCCCCGACGAGCCCGGCAGGCTGGGCCCCATGAAGCTCCTGCAGGAGCTCATCGCCAAGGGCCACCCGGTGGCCTACGTGGGCGACGTGGTGGGCACGGGCTCCAGCCGCAAGTCGGCCACCAACTCCGTGCTGTGGTGGACGGGGGCCGACGTGCCCTTCGTGCCCAACAAGCGCTTCGGCGGCGTGTGCCTGGGCTCGAAGATCGCGCCCATCTTCTACAACACCATGGAGGACTCCGGCGCCCTGCCCATCGAGCTGGACGTCTCCGGCCTGGACACCGGCGACGTGGTCGAGCTGCGCCCCTACGAGGGCAAGGTCCTCAAGGGCGGCCAGGTGGTGGCCGAGTTCCAGGTGAAGTCCGAGGTGCTCTTCGACGAAGTGCGCGCCGGCGGCCGCATCCCGCTGATCATCGGCCGGGGCCTCACGGCCAAGGCCCGCAGGGCCCTGGGCCTCCCCGCGTCCGCGCTCTTCCGTCCCAACACCGTGCCCCCCGCGTCCACCAAGGGCTTCACCCTGGCCCAGAAGATGGTGGGGCGCGCCTGCGGCCTGCCCGAGGGCGAGGGCGTGCGGCCCGGCGCCTACTGCGAGCCGCACATGACCACCGTCGGCAGCCAGGACACCACGGGCCCCATGACCCGCGACGAGCTGAAGGACCTGGCCTGCCTGAGCTTCTCGGCGGACATGGTCATGCAGTCCTTCTGCCACACCGCCGCCTACCCCAAGCCCGTCGACATCCAGGTGCACCACACGCTCCCGCCCTTCATCACCAACCGCGGCGGCCTGTCGCTGCGGCCCGGGGACGGCGTCATCCACACCTGGCTGAACCGCCTCCTGATGCCCGACACCGTGGGCACCGGCGGCGACTCCCACACCCGCTTCCCCATCGGCATCTCCTTTCCCGCCGGTTCGGGCCTGGTGGCCTTCGCCGCCGCCACGGGCGTCATGCCCCTGGACATGCCGGAATCGGTGCTGGTGCGCTTCAAGGGCGAGATGCAGCCCGGCATCACCCTGCGGGACATGGTCAACGCCATCCCGTACGAGGCCATCAAGCTGGGCCTGCTCACCGTGGAGAAGAAGGGCAAGAAGAACGTGTTCTCGGGCCGGATCCTGGAGATCGAGGGGCTGCCCAAGCTCAAGATCGAACAGGCTTTCGAACTGACGGACGCTTCGGCCGAGCGGTCCGCGGCCGGCTGCACCGTGAAGCTGGACAAGGAACCGATCCTCGAATACATGAACTCCAACGTCACCCTCATGAAGTGGATGATCGCCAACGGCTACGAGGACCGCAACGCCCTGGAGCGCCGCATCAAGGCCATGGAGGCCTGGATCGCGAAGCCCGAGCTGCTCGAGGCCGACAAGGACGCGGACTACGCCGCCGTCATCGAGATCGACATGAGCGCCATCACGGAGCCCCTGCTGGCCTGCCCCAACGACCCCGACGACGTGAAGCCGCTGTCCGCGGTGGCCGGCACGAAGATCGACGAGGTCTTCATCGGCTCCTGCATGACCAACATCGGCCACTTCCGGGCGGCCGGCCGGGTGCTGGAAGGCCAGACGGACATCCCCACCCGCCTGTGGATCGCCCCGCCCACCAAGATGGACGAGTTCGTCCTCATGGAGGAGGGCTACTACAGCATCCTGGGCCGCACCGGCGCCCGCATGGAGACTCCCGGCTGCTCCCTGTGCATGGGCAACCAGGCCCAGGTCAGGAAGGGCGCCACCGCCATCTCCACGTCCACGCGCAACTTCCCCAACCGCCTGGGCATCGACACCCAGGTGTTCCTGGGTTCGGCCGAGCTCTCCGCCGTGTGCGCCCTGCTGGGCCGGATCCCCACCCTGGACGAGTACCTGGCCCAGGTGGCGACCGTCAACACCAAGGCGAAGGACATCTACCGGTACATGAACTTCGACCAGATCGCGTCCTTCCGGGACGTGGCGGACACCGTGACGGTCTGA
- a CDS encoding DUF2225 domain-containing protein: protein MAEEPLLTKTIQCPACEQKVPLRLANPRLYTVASRESDRHVTAYRWLRGLVTDVVPHHHRVWQCPRCLFADLAERVDKDQPDGSHDEARSLFIDISIEKRVVLDSLRKLVPQGDLDARGAVAIHLAALLIALLPGKRMDHGKLARLAIRLGWLYREMDGPAAPPPEPESRTALDLAEATERLDRLLKEAAAALEAIQGKGRLRGAELRLPSDANPYLAHGELIEVRLRTVQAEVSTLQMAVLQDQQGRLAPPPPPEADPGGTLAASLQGILPLWPTLPRNERQCMLLALEALEYSYQHERGSESEDEGLAQVNLILDLLIRLGFLERALDWTSQISKYATDNVEELQNRIAKGRGTKNMTAFDETVINRKIAAMGLTRQKAGERRRDVLELMLLRDREAIDASLAATAAKPTTERVKALLDLGIHQGVVALLGKELADKAKDNPGWFKNLLNKP from the coding sequence ATGGCCGAGGAACCGCTTCTCACCAAGACGATCCAGTGCCCCGCCTGCGAGCAGAAGGTGCCCCTGCGCCTGGCCAATCCCAGGCTGTACACCGTGGCCAGCCGCGAGTCGGACCGCCACGTCACCGCCTACCGCTGGCTCCGGGGCCTCGTCACCGACGTGGTGCCCCATCACCACCGGGTCTGGCAGTGCCCGAGATGCCTCTTCGCGGACCTGGCCGAGCGGGTGGACAAGGATCAGCCGGACGGCAGCCACGACGAGGCCCGGTCCCTCTTCATCGACATCTCCATCGAGAAGCGCGTGGTGCTGGATTCCCTGCGCAAGCTGGTCCCCCAGGGGGACCTGGACGCCCGGGGGGCGGTGGCCATCCACCTGGCCGCCCTCCTCATCGCCCTGTTGCCGGGCAAGCGCATGGACCACGGCAAGCTGGCCCGCCTCGCCATCCGGCTCGGCTGGCTTTACCGCGAGATGGACGGCCCCGCCGCGCCCCCGCCCGAGCCCGAAAGCCGCACCGCCCTGGATCTGGCCGAGGCCACCGAACGGCTGGACCGGCTCCTCAAGGAGGCCGCCGCCGCGCTGGAGGCCATCCAGGGCAAGGGCCGCCTCCGGGGCGCGGAACTGCGCCTGCCCTCCGATGCGAACCCCTACCTCGCCCACGGCGAGCTCATCGAGGTGCGGCTCCGCACGGTCCAGGCCGAGGTGTCCACCCTCCAGATGGCCGTCCTCCAGGACCAGCAGGGGCGCCTGGCGCCGCCCCCCCCGCCCGAGGCGGACCCCGGCGGCACCCTGGCCGCCTCCCTCCAGGGCATCCTCCCCCTCTGGCCCACCCTTCCCAGGAACGAGCGGCAGTGCATGCTCCTGGCCCTGGAGGCCCTGGAATACAGCTACCAGCACGAGCGCGGCAGCGAGAGCGAGGACGAGGGCCTGGCCCAGGTGAACCTCATCCTCGACCTGCTGATCCGCCTGGGCTTCCTGGAGCGGGCCCTGGACTGGACCTCCCAGATCTCCAAGTACGCCACCGACAACGTCGAGGAGCTCCAGAACCGCATCGCCAAGGGCCGGGGCACCAAGAACATGACCGCCTTCGACGAGACCGTGATCAACCGGAAGATCGCCGCCATGGGCCTGACGCGGCAGAAAGCGGGCGAACGTAGGCGGGATGTCCTGGAGCTGATGCTGCTGCGGGACCGGGAGGCGATCGACGCCTCCCTGGCCGCTACGGCGGCCAAGCCTACGACGGAGCGGGTGAAGGCTCTCCTGGACCTGGGCATCCACCAAGGCGTGGTGGCCCTGCTCGGCAAGGAACTGGCCGACAAGGCCAAGGACAACCCGGGCTGGTTCAAGAACCTGTTGAACAAGCCATGA